The Ahaetulla prasina isolate Xishuangbanna chromosome 14, ASM2864084v1, whole genome shotgun sequence genome includes a region encoding these proteins:
- the LITAF gene encoding lipopolysaccharide-induced tumor necrosis factor-alpha factor — protein sequence MAAPSSAPPPSYEESAGTSNPAPYSYSPAGGIPAKGASAPYSAQTQPPFPPQPYGMQPQANPAIPPVPLHTVYIPGPLIFLDQPMQICCPACNQMIVTRISYNPGALTWLSCGGLALVGCWLGCCLIPFCVDAMQDVQHFCPCCNAFLGVHKRL from the exons ATGGCTGCTCCTTCCTCAGCTCCTCCACCGTCTTATGAAGAATCGGCCGGTACCAGTAATCCAGCTCCATATTCCTACTCACCTGCAGGGGGAATTCCTGCAAAGGGGGCATCAGCCCCTTACTCAGCCCAGACCcagcctccattcccaccccagcccTATGGCATGCAACCCCAGGCAAACCCAGCGATCCCTCCAG TGCCCCTCCACACCGTTTACATCCCGGGGCCACTCATTTTCCTGGACCAGCCCATGCAGATCTGCTGTCCTGCCTGCAACCAGATGATTGTGACCCGGATCTCCTACAACCCTGGAGCTCTGACCTGGCTCTCCTGTGGCGGCCTTGCCTTGGTGGG ATGCTGGCTGGGCTGCTGCCTGATCCCCTTCTGCGTGGACGCCATGCAGGACGTCCAGCACTTCTGCCCCTGCTGCAACGCCTTCCTGGGTGTTCACAAGCGCCTCTGA
- the SNN gene encoding stannin codes for MSIMDHSPTTGVVTVIVILIAIAALGALILGCWCYLRLQRISQSEDEESIVGEGETKEPFLLVQYSARGPCTERKAKLSPGGPKAHG; via the coding sequence ATGTCCATCATGGATCACAGCCCAACCACGGGGGTGGTGACCGTCATCGTTATCCTCATCGCCATTGCAGCCCTGGGCGCCCTGATTCTGGGCTGCTGGTGCTACCTGCGCCTCCAGCGGATCAGCCAGTCGGAGGACGAGGAGAGCATTGTGGGCGAAGGCGAAACCAAGGAGCCCTTCCTCCTGGTCCAGTATTCTGCGCGGGGACCTTGCACAGAGAGGAAGGCCAAGCTGAGCCCCGGGGGCCCCAAGGCACATGGCTAG
- the TXNDC11 gene encoding thioredoxin domain-containing protein 11 isoform X1 produces the protein MSSASEGPAAAPPPAQESGAPPAAAPRMARRPEVLCGAAVVLGCACLLALRASCSRAKDVTMPAKLPVSFFPSTSPVHDLFLGQLDQAEDIRQSSEISLFFFYAPWCGQSAAVREEIEQVAKSLADQVLFVAINCWWNQGKCRKQKHFFYFPVIYLYHQSFGPIEYKGPMNAVYIEKFVRRVMTPLHYVSSQSKLQQFLSSYEPGILGYFEFNASPQPPGYLTFFASALHSLNKDYLGTIHFGVITDRLLAKEIALTNSGTIYLHRHVNTSLLYPHETLNFTAENVWKWAMENRETFLRWLRPHGGKSLLLYNELKKGPALFLFLPFDPLAESHPLLDEISKLALEYKSCNRSQQEDVEPRSLQGGDPLVAASLRLPTAESSSSPPCCNTVLLPAQWHGLSRTHNVCELCVNQTGGVQPSPLVRLRCSFVAIKAAVDSFYLKKQTFFHVVSKTVSWCSNFLSFYSPFSSYTACCRTVNRDLLDLVRAKGAPFHPWEVSLAPHGKSRKEGTPESLPHIEEQAVLSGSAVAGLGCRTNKTLNLYLLDSNLFWKYAERLGASDSPPAKEFAAIVDLQEEVHYVLGQKRALFRASLETFIRNYTVLFSPLKRHLVGDPRPSQTRLQQHLVQEITTSNFQELILRSPKVTLARHPQLVLGTALHPKAVLLLYYAPWCGFCASLSHIFIQLARILPPKRFMVARIDVSQNDLPWEFMTDHLPNILFFPHDRKDQSSRFPATSLISVPNLLKFILRHSNPPFLAAGWGPGLWQETDLQQARITHLEKEIRLLKAEIWALHQAQGQLQGQLSETRSESQRLQRETHALKQQQSHQEQLQGLCSQRTWQLEDMAEKLRKLAEASETLLTENAFLKVLLAIAEKHRAAELGSERSHPPEDAAGLPSPGRDNFPQVEKEGAAPLDSRVPTEHSKENWTE, from the exons ATGTCGTCGGCCAGCGAAGGCCCCGCCGCCGCCCCGCCGCCCGCACAGGAGAGCGGAgcgccccccgccgccgccccccgcATGGCCCGGCGACCCGAGGTGCTGTGCGGCGCCGCCGTGGTGCTGGGCTGCGCCTGCCTGCTAGCGCTGCGGGCCTCGTGCAG CCGTGCAAAAGATGTGACGATGCCTGCCAAGCTGCCTGTCAGCTTCTTCCCTTCGACGTCACCAGTCCACGATCTCTTTCTTGGGCAGCTGGATCAAGCGGAGGACATCCGTCAAAGTTCAGAGATCTCGCTGTTTTTTTTCTACGCTCCATGGTGCGGCCAGTCAGCCGCTGTGCGGGAAGAGATCGAGCAAGTGGCAAAGAGCCTGGCGGACCAG GTGTTGTTTGTAGCCATCAACTGCTGGTGGAACCAAGGGAAATGCAGAAaacagaagcattttttctactttccCGTGATATACTTGTACCATCAGAG CTTTGGGCCCATCGAATACAAAGGGCCGATGAATGCTGTTTACATTGAGAAATTTGTCCGTCGAGTGATGACTCCCCTTCACTACGTCTCATCTCAGTCCAAACTGCAGCAGTTCCTCTCCAGTTACGAG CCTGGCATCTTGGGATACTTTGAGTTCAACGCTTCTCCCCAGCCCCCCGGCTACCTGACCTTCTTCGCTTCAGCGCTGCACTCCTTAAACAAAG ATTACCTGGGAACCATTCACTTTGGGGTGATCACCGATAGGCTGCTTGCCAAGGAAATCGCGCTGACCAACTCCGGCACCATCTACTTGCATAGACACGTCAACACATCCCTT CTTTATCCCCACGAAACCCTGAACTTCACTGCTGAAAATGTTTGGAAGTGGGCCATGGAGAACCGGGAGACCTTCCTCCGCTGGCTGAGACCCCACGGGGGGAAGAGCCTTCTGCTGTACAATGAGCTGAAGAAGGGGCCGGCCCTTTTCCTCTTCCTGCCCTTCGATCCACTGGCCGAGAGCCACCCCCTCCTGGATGAG atttccaAACTGGCCTTAGAGTACAAGAGCTGCAACCGAAGCCAGCAAGAGGACGTGGAGCCCCGGTCCCTGCAGGGAGGGGATCCCCTAGTGGCTGCCAGTCTCCGCCTCCCCACAGCTGAAAGCTCCTCCAGCCCCCCCTGCTGCAACACAGTGTTGCTGCCTGCCCAGTGGCATGGCCTCTCCCGGACCCACAACGTCTGCGAGCTGTGCGTCAACCAGACAGGTGGGGTGCAGCCGAGCCCCCTGGTGCGCCTGCGCTGCAGCTTTGTGGCCATCAAGGCAGCCGTGGACTCTTTCTACCTCAAGAAACAGACCTTCTTCCACGTCGTGTCCAAGACAGTCTCCTGGTGCAGCAACTTCCTCAGCTTCTACAGCCCTTTCAGCTCCTACACTGCCTGCTGCAGGACTGTGAACAGGGACCTGTTGGACTTGGTCAGGGCCAAAGGGGCCCCTTTCCACCCGTGGGAAGTCTCCCTTGCTCCCCATGGAAAGAGCCGGAAGGAGGGCACTCCCGAATCTCTTCCTCACATTGAGGAGCAGGCtgtcctctctggctctgccgtGGCCGGTCTCGGCTGCAGGACCAACAAGACCCTCAACCTCTACCTGCTGGACTCAAACCTCTTCTGGAAGTACGCGGAGAGGCTGGGGGCCTCTGATTCTCCCCCGGCGAAGGAGTTTGCTGCCATCGTGGACCTCCAAGAAGAGGTGCATTACGTCCtgggccagaaacgggccctctTCAGAGCCAGTCTTG AAACCTTCATCCGCAACTACACTGTCCTATTCAGCCCCTTGAAGAGGCATCTTGTCGGTGACCCCCGGCCCAGCCAGACCCGCCTGCAGCAGCACCTGGTTCAGGAAATCACCACCAGCAATTTCCAGGAGCTGATTCTGAGGAGCCCAAAGGTGACTCTGGCACGGCACCCACAGCTGGTTCTGGGGACTGCTTTGCATCCAAAG GCTGTCCTGCTGCTCTATTACGCCCCCTGGTGCGGCTTCTGCGCCTCTCTCAGCCACATCTTCATCCAGCTGGCTCGGATTCTGCCCCCCAAGCGCTTCATGGTGGCCAG GATCGACGTTTCTCAGAACGATCTCCCCTGGGAATTCATGACCGACCACCTACCCAACATCCTCTTTTTTCCTCATGATCG CAAGGACCAGAGCTCCAGGTTCCCTGCGACTTCCCTGATTAGCGTGCCCAACCTCCTGAAATTCATCCTCCGCCACTCCAACCCACCTTTCCTGGCTGCAGGTTGGGGGCCCGGCCTCTGGCAAGAGACTGACCTCCAACAGGCACGCATCACCCACTTGGAAAAGGAGATCAGGCTGCTGAAGGCAGAGATCTGGGCCCTCCACCAGGCCCAGGGGCAGCTGCAGGGACAGCTGTCCGAAACCCGGAGCGAGAGCCAGCGGCTGCAGCGAGAGACCCACGCCCTGAAGCAGCAGCAGAGCCACCAGGAGCAGCTGCAGGGGTTGTGCAGCCAGAGGACCTGGCAGCTGGAGGACATGGCCGAGAAGCTGCGGAAGCTGGCTGAGGCCTCGGAGACCCTCCTGACTGAGAATGCCTTCCTGAAAGTCCTGCTGGCCATTGCAGAGAAACACCGGGCAGCAGAATTGGGCTCGGAACGCAGCCACCCGCCTGAGGACGCCGCAGGCCTCCCATCCCCTGGACGGGACAACTTTCCCCAGGTGGAGAAGGAGGGGGCTGCCCCGCTGGACTCCAGGGTCCCCACAGAGCACAGCAAGGAGAATTGGACAGAGTAG
- the TXNDC11 gene encoding thioredoxin domain-containing protein 11 isoform X2 gives MSSASEGPAAAPPPAQESGAPPAAAPRMARRPEVLCGAAVVLGCACLLALRASCSRAKDVTMPAKLPVSFFPSTSPVHDLFLGQLDQAEDIRQSSEISLFFFYAPWCGQSAAVREEIEQVAKSLADQVLFVAINCWWNQGKCRKQKHFFYFPVIYLYHQSFGPIEYKGPMNAVYIEKFVRRVMTPLHYVSSQSKLQQFLSSYEPGILGYFEFNASPQPPGYLTFFASALHSLNKDYLGTIHFGVITDRLLAKEIALTNSGTIYLHRHVNTSLLYPHETLNFTAENVWKWAMENRETFLRWLRPHGGKSLLLYNELKKGPALFLFLPFDPLAESHPLLDEISKLALEYKSCNRSQQEDVEPRSLQGGDPLVAASLRLPTAESSSSPPCCNTVLLPAQWHGLSRTHNVCELCVNQTGGVQPSPLVRLRCSFVAIKAAVDSFYLKKQTFFHVVSKTVSWCSNFLSFYSPFSSYTACCRTVNRDLLDLVRAKGAPFHPWEVSLAPHGKSRKEGTPESLPHIEEQAVLSGSAVAGLGCRTNKTLNLYLLDSNLFWKYAERLGASDSPPAKEFAAIVDLQEEVHYVLGQKRALFRASLETFIRNYTVLFSPLKRHLVGDPRPSQTRLQQHLVQEITTSNFQELILRSPKAVLLLYYAPWCGFCASLSHIFIQLARILPPKRFMVARIDVSQNDLPWEFMTDHLPNILFFPHDRKDQSSRFPATSLISVPNLLKFILRHSNPPFLAAGWGPGLWQETDLQQARITHLEKEIRLLKAEIWALHQAQGQLQGQLSETRSESQRLQRETHALKQQQSHQEQLQGLCSQRTWQLEDMAEKLRKLAEASETLLTENAFLKVLLAIAEKHRAAELGSERSHPPEDAAGLPSPGRDNFPQVEKEGAAPLDSRVPTEHSKENWTE, from the exons ATGTCGTCGGCCAGCGAAGGCCCCGCCGCCGCCCCGCCGCCCGCACAGGAGAGCGGAgcgccccccgccgccgccccccgcATGGCCCGGCGACCCGAGGTGCTGTGCGGCGCCGCCGTGGTGCTGGGCTGCGCCTGCCTGCTAGCGCTGCGGGCCTCGTGCAG CCGTGCAAAAGATGTGACGATGCCTGCCAAGCTGCCTGTCAGCTTCTTCCCTTCGACGTCACCAGTCCACGATCTCTTTCTTGGGCAGCTGGATCAAGCGGAGGACATCCGTCAAAGTTCAGAGATCTCGCTGTTTTTTTTCTACGCTCCATGGTGCGGCCAGTCAGCCGCTGTGCGGGAAGAGATCGAGCAAGTGGCAAAGAGCCTGGCGGACCAG GTGTTGTTTGTAGCCATCAACTGCTGGTGGAACCAAGGGAAATGCAGAAaacagaagcattttttctactttccCGTGATATACTTGTACCATCAGAG CTTTGGGCCCATCGAATACAAAGGGCCGATGAATGCTGTTTACATTGAGAAATTTGTCCGTCGAGTGATGACTCCCCTTCACTACGTCTCATCTCAGTCCAAACTGCAGCAGTTCCTCTCCAGTTACGAG CCTGGCATCTTGGGATACTTTGAGTTCAACGCTTCTCCCCAGCCCCCCGGCTACCTGACCTTCTTCGCTTCAGCGCTGCACTCCTTAAACAAAG ATTACCTGGGAACCATTCACTTTGGGGTGATCACCGATAGGCTGCTTGCCAAGGAAATCGCGCTGACCAACTCCGGCACCATCTACTTGCATAGACACGTCAACACATCCCTT CTTTATCCCCACGAAACCCTGAACTTCACTGCTGAAAATGTTTGGAAGTGGGCCATGGAGAACCGGGAGACCTTCCTCCGCTGGCTGAGACCCCACGGGGGGAAGAGCCTTCTGCTGTACAATGAGCTGAAGAAGGGGCCGGCCCTTTTCCTCTTCCTGCCCTTCGATCCACTGGCCGAGAGCCACCCCCTCCTGGATGAG atttccaAACTGGCCTTAGAGTACAAGAGCTGCAACCGAAGCCAGCAAGAGGACGTGGAGCCCCGGTCCCTGCAGGGAGGGGATCCCCTAGTGGCTGCCAGTCTCCGCCTCCCCACAGCTGAAAGCTCCTCCAGCCCCCCCTGCTGCAACACAGTGTTGCTGCCTGCCCAGTGGCATGGCCTCTCCCGGACCCACAACGTCTGCGAGCTGTGCGTCAACCAGACAGGTGGGGTGCAGCCGAGCCCCCTGGTGCGCCTGCGCTGCAGCTTTGTGGCCATCAAGGCAGCCGTGGACTCTTTCTACCTCAAGAAACAGACCTTCTTCCACGTCGTGTCCAAGACAGTCTCCTGGTGCAGCAACTTCCTCAGCTTCTACAGCCCTTTCAGCTCCTACACTGCCTGCTGCAGGACTGTGAACAGGGACCTGTTGGACTTGGTCAGGGCCAAAGGGGCCCCTTTCCACCCGTGGGAAGTCTCCCTTGCTCCCCATGGAAAGAGCCGGAAGGAGGGCACTCCCGAATCTCTTCCTCACATTGAGGAGCAGGCtgtcctctctggctctgccgtGGCCGGTCTCGGCTGCAGGACCAACAAGACCCTCAACCTCTACCTGCTGGACTCAAACCTCTTCTGGAAGTACGCGGAGAGGCTGGGGGCCTCTGATTCTCCCCCGGCGAAGGAGTTTGCTGCCATCGTGGACCTCCAAGAAGAGGTGCATTACGTCCtgggccagaaacgggccctctTCAGAGCCAGTCTTG AAACCTTCATCCGCAACTACACTGTCCTATTCAGCCCCTTGAAGAGGCATCTTGTCGGTGACCCCCGGCCCAGCCAGACCCGCCTGCAGCAGCACCTGGTTCAGGAAATCACCACCAGCAATTTCCAGGAGCTGATTCTGAGGAGCCCAAAG GCTGTCCTGCTGCTCTATTACGCCCCCTGGTGCGGCTTCTGCGCCTCTCTCAGCCACATCTTCATCCAGCTGGCTCGGATTCTGCCCCCCAAGCGCTTCATGGTGGCCAG GATCGACGTTTCTCAGAACGATCTCCCCTGGGAATTCATGACCGACCACCTACCCAACATCCTCTTTTTTCCTCATGATCG CAAGGACCAGAGCTCCAGGTTCCCTGCGACTTCCCTGATTAGCGTGCCCAACCTCCTGAAATTCATCCTCCGCCACTCCAACCCACCTTTCCTGGCTGCAGGTTGGGGGCCCGGCCTCTGGCAAGAGACTGACCTCCAACAGGCACGCATCACCCACTTGGAAAAGGAGATCAGGCTGCTGAAGGCAGAGATCTGGGCCCTCCACCAGGCCCAGGGGCAGCTGCAGGGACAGCTGTCCGAAACCCGGAGCGAGAGCCAGCGGCTGCAGCGAGAGACCCACGCCCTGAAGCAGCAGCAGAGCCACCAGGAGCAGCTGCAGGGGTTGTGCAGCCAGAGGACCTGGCAGCTGGAGGACATGGCCGAGAAGCTGCGGAAGCTGGCTGAGGCCTCGGAGACCCTCCTGACTGAGAATGCCTTCCTGAAAGTCCTGCTGGCCATTGCAGAGAAACACCGGGCAGCAGAATTGGGCTCGGAACGCAGCCACCCGCCTGAGGACGCCGCAGGCCTCCCATCCCCTGGACGGGACAACTTTCCCCAGGTGGAGAAGGAGGGGGCTGCCCCGCTGGACTCCAGGGTCCCCACAGAGCACAGCAAGGAGAATTGGACAGAGTAG